The following is a genomic window from Chionomys nivalis chromosome 24, mChiNiv1.1, whole genome shotgun sequence.
CCAGGAACAGCGCAGGTAGGAATGAACTTGTATCTTTTGACAATTATATGAAGTTCCTGTAGTTGAGACACAGGGAAAAAAAGTTGAGAGGAGCCAAAGAAAATTAGAGGGGTATTAGGAGCCAcactgttttgtttctctctctctctctctctctctctctctctctctctctttctctctcgtgctcttctttttgttttgtttaaaacaaggtttctctgtgtagctttggagcctgtcctagaacgtcctagaactcattctgtagaccaggtttgcctcgaattcacagagattctcctgcctctgcctctgggatgctgggattaaaggcgtgcccactACCACCCAGCATTTCTCTACTTATTATCAGTTATCTCCACTTCGTATCAAAGGGCCCAGACACACATACCTTTCTCTCTTAGATATAATTGCATAATCGCGGGTCTGGTTCTTTGCTCAGACaactttcattcattctttgggATCTAActcagttgtctttttttttttccttttgtaaaactTCCTTAACCCCCACCCCCTGTGAAGAGGGTTAAATGAACTGCAGTTGTAGAATTCCTTGTTTTTCTAccctgcattttaaaatttgctgTCCATCTTCCTAGGCTACAAGCTACCCATTTTTCTTGTAACTTCCTGTCATatgatatatttatgtttttaatcttCTCTACTAAAGAATTAGCACTTGACAGACATGAACATTTCCCCCCAAACTTGATGCTCACAGTTTATAGAAAAATGCTGACTAGAGTTTGGATGGAAAGaattgacttgttttttttttttttgttgttgttgttgttgttgtgtggttggctttggttttagtttttgtgtgttttgttttataagctCTCTCCTGATTCAGTGGCGCCAACAGGACATAGTTAGAAAGTAGTTTCTGGttttaagggttttgttttgttttgttttcatttattttgatgttcTATCCAGAACTCCATGAATGCCTGTTCGTATATAAATGAAAGAAACCTGCTGAATGTCTCCCAACAGATAGTGGCCACAGCAGAAGAAGTGAGAGTGTGAACACTTTGTCTGTGGCTGATATAAATTGCTCTTGggaaatgtataattttatattttcagaaatatttttaaaatatttcttatggtttatttaacttattttatgtgcattggtatgaaggtgtcagatcccctggaactggatcttcagacagttgtgagctgccatgtgggtgctgggtttaaaggcatacaccaccaccacctgactggttctctcctttcactgtggtTCTGGAACTAGCACTCAGGTGGTCAGACTCATGGCAAGTACGTTTCCTTGCTGCCTTGGTTGCTTTACATGTTTTGAGACAAACATACCTGATCAAAgaaatttaaaggagaaaggtTTATTGTGGCTTGCTGTTCCAacaggatacagtccatcatgatagGAAGGTATGGCAGCTGAGTTACATTACATCCACTatcaaaaagcaaagagaattGGAAAGTGAAACCCAGCTTTAAAAGCTCGAGGCCCAGCTGGTCtcggtggtgtgcacctttaatcccagtactcagcagcagaagcaggcggatccctgtgagtttgaggccggtctGCCTATTGAGTTCCAGCATATATGTCTCTGTGAGGGTATTAcattgcctggaactggagttacagacagatgtggactgccaagtgggtgctgggaattgaacccaggtcctctggaagagcagccattgctcttaacctctgagccatctctccagctcctctgacATTTCACATTCTACCACTTGCCCTCATAGGCTTGCAACTACATCATGATGCAACTGTTTTTAATAGTCCCAACATTGTTTGGAAGTTCGAAATATTTTCTAAGACTTAAGTCATCTCTTAAATGTGACCTGTAAAGTCAAAAAACAAATTACAAGCTGGGcctggtagcacatgtctttaatctcagcactcagaaggcaaaaccaggttgatgtttatttgtaaaaatggCCCCCCTAGGTGAAGGGAGTGatatattaggaggtgtgacctctTTGAGGTGGGTGTGGCTTAGTAAGGGGAAGTGTGTAACtaggaagtgggctttgagggttcagtGTGtagttctcttcctgctgcctaccgATCcaaatatagaactctcagctacctctccagcactatgtctgcttgcatgcctcCATGCTTCCCGATATGACAATAATggaataaacttctgaaactctaagccagccccaattaaatattttctttataagagttactgtggtcattatGCCTTTTCACCACATTATAACCtcaagacaatttctttttctttctttcttggttttaagACAGGCAATCCTGACTGGTCCTgaactccttatgtagaccaagctgtcctcgaactcacagagattcacctggctctgcttcccgagtgttgggattaaagacccaTCTGTTATAAAGTATAAATATCTGGTTtatacttgtattattttaaaagaaaatttaataaaaataagtggtTTTAAATTTAGAGTTTGAGTATTTATAATGTGTGTTTGGGGTTTGGAGGCAAATGACTTTGGACTTTGCTTTATGGTCTGCCTTGAAGCTAAACTGCTTTCTATATTACTTTCTTAGAAGAGCCATGTGGGTTTTTGCTGGTTAAGCTGGCTGGAGTAGAACTCACTGAAGCCGGTAAGGTCTGGTTACAGAAAGAGCTAAAACCTTCCCAGCTGCTGTGGTTCCAGCTTCTTGGAAAGGAGAATTCAGCACTCGTTTGCTACCTTCTAGTGAACAAGGTAAGCTGCAAAGAAACACCTGATCATGTGTTATTCAGAACATAAGTCGATGCTTATTTAATTGGCATTTTGAGTATAGAATGAACTTTTCAAACTACTGACCACAGTTACGCGGTGTAAAGAACaaggtattttatatataaatttcttcttcctttttttgttatttgctttgttttgtcttgttttcaagacagggtttctctatgtaacagccctggctgtcctgggacttgctctgtagatcaggccgtCCTCTGTAGATCAGATCGAACTcatgtcctttgcaagagcaatggGAGCTCTTAatcactcagccatctcttcagccatcTCCAGGCCTTAGACTTTTTGAATTATGAGTCTATGTGTGGGTCTATGTGCAGTATCCACAGAGGCTAGAatagggcattggatcccctggaactggagttatgggtggttgtgaactgcctaagcaggagctgggaactgaacccaggtcctctggaagagcagcgagagCTCTTGGTtgcttgagccatctctccagcccctttagaaTGCCTATTTGACTGATATAAACATCCACAAAATTTTACAATGAAATTTATATAGAGCCAattagtggtggcgcacacctctatgCCCAGgcctggaagacagaggcaggtgaatctctgtgaaatCATTTAGGGAGTGAGGCTTGACAACTAGAAGTTACAAAGAACAGGATGTTTTCTAAAGATAAATATTGCTCCATCTGCTCCAATATCCTGTGTGTTCACACTCAGAGGCTGTAAAAGTAAATGTCTTGGCCATGTTACTTCACGCATGCAGAAGACCATCCCTGGGGTTGCTGTTCTCATTTACAGGTGGGTCTCCAAAGGATGAGAGTCTCCTGGACTAGACTAACCTAAGGGAGAGTTCTTCCTGGCTCAGAAACCCACCTGCATTCCTAGTCCTTCCATTGTGCATAGAACATGATTCAAGTGCTTCTCTGCTTGAATTCTATTAAGGTGTGAGACTGTTTAGTTGTTTTGGCTTGGCTCAAGGAAATGAGTTTATAAAATGTTCTAAACTGAGACAAATATAATAAACCTTTCATAGACCAAAATTTATAATTTACTGTACCcagaaaaatgttttgtttcaaagtcttttttgttttttaaagattactttattttatagactcttagaaaatatttcttcatttaagCCTGGAATTTTGactttttagattaattttatgTTAATTGTGATTACCTTTTTGaaaatgtgaatgtgtgtgtgtgtgaatgtgtgtttgtgcatatgtcgGCTTgagactctgtgtatgtgtgtgtgtgtatactcacatgcatgtggaggagcCTGCCAGCCGAGGGCATTGAATCCTTCCATGTTGGAGACACCTGACTTgtttcatgagtgctgggataaaaaccCAATTCAAAtgattgtgcagcaagcacttgttttttttttgttttgttttgcttttttatttatgtgcatgtgtctacCTATATGGGTGTCTACGTCTACAtgtgaccagaagagggtgttggatttttttggagatggagttacagacagttctgagccaTCCTGTATGGGTGCATGGagccaaactccagtcctctgaatgagcaacaagcattcttaacctgctgagccatttctccggcCCTGTAATGTACTTCAAAATGAAGCTACCAACACTtgattttaattgattttgttaGGGTAAAACAGTAACCCTATGTAAATTATCCCTATGATTTACTATGGAAGGTTGTTTATTGATTTCATCACAAGTAGAATAATAGTGACTTACaactgcaactctagttccagaggatccggtgccctcttgtggccttgGCAGGCACTAGGCATGAAGGTGATGCACAGGCGTACACATAagggcaaaacacccatgtacatttaaaagaagaaaaacaaacactacCTGCCAGACCCCCCAAACCCTGTGACTTTTAACTTAACAAGTTAATGCTGTTGTTCGTtgttacttatttacttattagtTAAtagttctctttgttttgttgtgggcTCTCATTGTACAAATCTTGTGCTCTGTTTCCCCTCTACACAGTCAAGAAAGTAAGTAGCACGTTCTATAGATTACCTTCCCAATGCTTCTTTGGATTAAAGATCAATGAGAATCAGTTGACTTTGAGCATGGCTTGCATGTGTAttatgtcaaaaaataaaatccttcaaTTTAGCAATAGCCGATTTGGACTCTTCTACCCCTTTGTTGTTTCGTTGACCTggttttattacttattttctaTGTGAGGGTCATATGTTTATACAGGTGatgacacgtgtgtgtgtgtgtgcatatgtggaggccaaaggttcatgtcagatgtcttcctcagttaccATGTACCTTATCTTCTTTTCCTGAAACCAGAGATCTCTTTCTCAACTAGGCTGGATGGCCGGTGAGCTCCAGGGATTGATtccccagtctctgcctccccagcactgggattatgaaCCTAACTGACGTGCCTCACTTTTTGTACGGATGCTGGGTATCTCAAGGTCCCTGTTTTATTGCTGTCACTgttttgttcgagacagggtcttattttgGAGTCCAGTCTGGCCCTGAGTAAAtaagtaatcctcctgcctcagactcataAATGCTAGGATTGCAAGCGTGTGGCACCAAACTTGACCTGAAGAGCTTtgtgttataattttttttgtttttctttaaaatgataaaattgctGAATTTTAAGGTAAATAAGATAACATGAGTATAGTAATGACTTATTAAATTGTtggtttccttctttttattcaggGTGGATACTTTAACGTGAATCTGAATGAGGAAATTTTGAGAAGAGGCTTGGGCAAAACTGTTCTTGTTAAAGGGCTAAATTATGACTCAAAAACCCACTGGAAAGTCCACAGAAACTTACTTAAGGCTGAACTGACAGCtgtaaagaaaggagaaggaatatGGAAGGAAGAGTCTGAAAAAGAAAGCTATTTGGGAAAATTCAAAGATTCCTGGAGAGAAATATGGAAAAATGACAATTGTTTAAAAACAAGCAGACCAGATTTCCACTTGACAAAAGACAGTTATTATGACAGGTTTCGAAGGGCTTATGGAAGCTGGAAGGACCATGTGGGCAACTTCTCTTTAGTTTTGAAACTCAGAGAACTTGTGAGCCGCTTGCACTTTAGGAGAAAAAGATGAAGCATCCTTAAGGCCTAGAGGTGACCTAGGTGCATGACTATATGACCACTTTTCTTTGAGTCAAATGGAAATTTCTTCGGGTGACCAAAATTCTAGTCAAGTGGTCCTTAAAGATTCAAAACACTGTTAAAACCAAAATCAATTTGAAGGAATTATGATCAATGCAATatactttcaggaaaaaaatgacacaCTATACAGTTACCTGGTAGAAGGCTGTATCCATGCAGAACTAGTGTTTTGCCTGTTTCTTCTCCTGCCCTGCCCCTAGTGCTGTGGATTGAACGCAGGGCCTCATGCACTCTGGATTCACTAGCATACCATGACTGAGTCTCATTGCCAGCGCCATATTGCTAATGTCTCAAGAGAAAGTTCAAGTATTGACTGTTAAATTAGTTATTTGGCACAGCTagatttaatatttgtttttcaatGTCATCAACTTTATAATAAAGGAAGTTttggaatgttttctttctaagccACTTTTTCTCCCAGTGTCTTTCTAGCTGCTAGTGAGTTTGGGCCAGGGCCACAAAAGGCATGGACACCATTCTTGGGAATAAAGATAGCTAACCTCTCCTGTTGTTAGATGAGAGGATTACTCTTATTATACAGAGGACAAAGATGGCTCCATAGAGTACAGAAAGGAAGGATCTTTAGGACACCACTGAACGCTGAACGAGCCAACTCCTTGTGCGGTGAGAAAGTCAACTGCCTTGATAGCAAAGCCAGTGTGAGCTgcgcatggtggtacacacctgcagtcccagcacttggtaagTAGAGACTGGAGGTTACGGAATTCAAGGCCAAAGTATCtttagaaaacaaccaaagaGAATTTACTTGATAGCACTCTGCCAGGGCGTGATTTATAGCTTATCAGAGGTTTATTGATTAATATTAAGACTGTGAAGAGCAGCACAATGAGAGAGATCTGATAGCTTGTATTTGTACACCTTAAAACATTTCTATACTCTGAAACGTTTTTATCctcagacctttttttttttggtttttcgagacagggtttctctgtagctttggtgcctgtcctcgaactagctcttgtagaccaggctggcctcgaactcccagagatccgcctgcctctgcctcccgagtgctgtgattaaaggcgtgcgccaccaccgcctggctcctcaGACCTTTATAACGTGCATGTACACACCTTAAGTCACTTGCATGTGTACACCTTAAAACACCTTCTTGGCCCCTAAAACATCGCTAGATCCTCACATCTTGAGCCTTGCATCCCCAAACACCTTTTATTTCAACATGGTAAAAGTTATGctgaagtctgttttgtgaggTTGTCCCTTTCAAACTGGCAAAGCCTCCCAGCCATCAAAACTGCACCAGAGttcttgagaaggataaaattttacctgagttattgatttaaaaatggcagagaggggctggagagatggctcagcggttaagagcactgactgctcttccagaggacccgggttcaattcccagcacccacatggcagctcacaactgtctgaaaatgcagttccacgagatctgacatcttcacaccaatgcacataaaataaagttaaataaatcattaaaaacaaattttaaaaaaaggaactcaagcattctgttaaaaaaaaataaaaataagccgggcagtggtggcgcacgcctttaatcccagcacttgggaggcagaggcaggcggatctctgtgagttagagaccagcctggtctacaagagctagttccaggacaggctccaaaaccacagagaaaccctgtctcgaaaaaccaaaaaaaaaaaaataataaataaataaaaataataaaaaataaaaatggcagagAACTAAAATTCTTTTTCTATGTTGAAATCACATATACATCCTGAGTCAGGACCCTAAAACCTTAATAGTACTCCCCGGAATGCTGGGATGACTGTAGAGCTGTTCCCCTATCCTCTAACCCTGACAATGGTAGGTAGTCTAGGCTGGGCTGGTCTTGGGTTCATATTCCGGTGGAAGGACATACACTGCCTATAGCCAAGAtgcacattattttatttattttcttgttatagATACATGTGATGTGTCTACAAGGCAAAAGCAACTCCTTCCCATTCTTCTTCCATCAGGATCTTGTTGTGTTATGGTTTGGTCTTGAGCTTCTAGAACTGGAGTAACAACTGGTTGTGAGCCCCtggatatgggtgctgagaacaaaacTTGGCTcctctgctcttaactgctgagccatgtttgTAGCCCCACAGAACCTAATCTAAGCCTTCCTCTCCAAATCCTATGATGCTAAACTCTGAAGACTAGTTTTCCTAAAAGTTTGCTgagtttaaaataacatttatttcagAGCTTGGTAGCAGGCTTGCCCAACATGTTTGGGGACTTCATAtaagaaaataacttttaaaatatctaagagccaggtggtggcagcacatgcctttaatcccagtactagggaggcaggcttccaagacagccaggaatacacagagaaaccctctcttgaaaaaccaaaatcaataaatacatacattaaaaaatatctaATGTAAAGAAATAAAGCTAAGACATGATTATATGGTTTGTTTACTTGTCTTCTTTTAAACTGCACTTTCTCCTTTATTATGTTTGTGTTGGAAAAATCTAACcatttgtgtttatttggggGGGTAAGAAAACAAAGCGAAACATGTGTTGGCAATAAAGAGTGCACCCCATCAGAATTCCCAATAGAAGGGAAACAGCACAGGCTTCCTTGCGTTGTAAACCCCTTTCCTCAGGTTTTCAAAGCTTTAGATTTCCATTCTGTTTTACCACTTTGCTCACTTTCTTTCAACATTTATTTCCGCTTTTCTTTACTTATCTGTAATGATTAAGCAGAGAATTGACTGTGTATTTTAAGATGGAAATAAGTGTATTTCTTGATGGGAAATACATAGTCTCAAAGTTTCAATATTATTTCCTATTCTGAATAATGTACCTCCCTTAGACATCTTTTCTAGCCAGAGCAGCAGATACTGACtctgtgggaggtctttctggaAACAAGAGTgcaggggggggggggtctgaagCCCTTAGAGGAAAGGGGGCTCTGTTCTCAGCTCTGTTCTTTGCTTCCTGTAAGATACTTCAGCCCctccaggaggaggagaaatggtgtgggagggaAAAGTTCACTTTTATTAGcttattttttgccttttaaatgcTGTAATCTCATGAGAAGAATTGTTGgatttaagaaaagctgggagTTCAACTGATGAATTTACTTCCAGCAAAACCTACTATTTTCTCTTTATCTGACAGTCACAGGGTACACTACTTCACCAAGACACAAACGTGAAGCTAGAGAGCCATGCATGGGGGCACAAGCCCTTAATTCCACCACTAGAGAGGGGCTCTCTCTAAATTTGAGACCAGTCAAATCTACAGAGGGCTTTCCAGGCcgtccagagctacacagtgagactctgtgtaAGGACTCAAGATGAGCCAGTAGAACCCActctggaaagagggaacagaCATCTTAAAGTTGTCCGCTGGTCTTTACATACACATTGTGATGTGCATCAACATATaccagaatacacacacacactggaatacacacatgcacacacacccacacacacacactggaatacacacacacacacacatgcacacacacacacatggggggttagggagggagagagtagcaataaataaaaggatgagggctggagaggcagctcacgAGTTAGCTAGTAACACTCTTTTAGCAAACACAGATCAGACACATACATTGGTATGGAAAActtgtgttttgtgtttctcaGTGTTCGTCAATGGAGTTTTCACACattcacaaaagcaaaacagaatgaagcctgtgtcttttttcctTATCTATAATGGGAAATGTATATTTGCATATGAATAACATAATAACTTAGGCACGGCCATATACAAAGGGGGAAAGAATTTTAATGGCTTGTTATAGGAAACATATGAGCATCCGTTTAAAGAatggatccttttttttttttttttttttggtttttcgagacagggtttctctgtggttttggagcctgtcccggaactagctcttgtagaccaggctggtctcgaactcacagagaaccgcctgcctctgcctcccaagtgctgggaataaaggcgtgcgccaccaccgcccggctagaatggATCCTTTAACGGTGTTACAAGTACAGGTAAGGAAAGAACAGGGAGACCTGAGCCTTGAAAACACCCCTGCCCTTTACATAGCAAATGCATTTCTATGTCTGATAACAGCAAAAGGAGTTGTTGGCACTTCTGAGAGCTTATTTTGTTTCTAGCTGTGATGGAAATTCCTAtttgtcagcttgactacatctggaataaACTAAAACTTCAAAATGAAGGGAACATCAGTGAGGGAGTTTGCTTAATTTGCAGTGGGAAGAtctacttctaatctggatctttgaggtaggaaaaCACACCTCTAACCTGGGCAGCACCTTCTGAAAGCCCTTATCAGTACCTGGAAGAGAAGCTTTTCTCTTTGCCTACCTACTGGCTTTAGAGCCTAGTTCTTCAGGATTCTAGTGTATATTGAAGATGAGCAGAGACATACAACCTGCTGGACTGAACAACCACTGGATTCTTGAAACTTCTGTTGATAAGCAACCATTATTGAATTAACTagactgcagcctgtaagtcatccTAATAACCCCCTTCTCTGTATCTATCTagagattcattctgtaagttctgctCCTCTAGAAAACAGTGGCTAAGACACTGACATTTTGCTAAGGGCTCAGACACATTGGTTTTACTTAGTTACTCTGAAGTCAGGCATTTTTGCCAATAAACAAGATCACAGTTCTGGAAAAGTGTGTAAATATATGAATGTACATATTATACTGACTCCCCCAACCCAATTTCTGGATAGATAAAATTGACTAAATCTAATGCTTTATACTGAGGAACTAATGCGCAGGCTTcattatactattttatttttgcaaatgtGTTAAAATCCCTTCCACCAATAGTGAAAAGCACAACCCTCCCACAGGACAGCTTTCCTACTCATGCCCCTT
Proteins encoded in this region:
- the C24H3orf33 gene encoding protein C3orf33 homolog isoform X1, whose amino-acid sequence is MARQPASTGSRASDPDQREANVVTRVSQWADSHLRLVQNVSTGMAIAGIVLLMRSVRLTSKFTASSDIPVEFIRKKVKLRGRLHRITECGLEIEHIPITLPFISSWKKEPCGFLLVKLAGVELTEAGKVWLQKELKPSQLLWFQLLGKENSALVCYLLVNKGGYFNVNLNEEILRRGLGKTVLVKGLNYDSKTHWKVHRNLLKAELTAVKKGEGIWKEESEKESYLGKFKDSWREIWKNDNCLKTSRPDFHLTKDSYYDRFRRAYGSWKDHVGNFSLVLKLRELVSRLHFRRKR
- the C24H3orf33 gene encoding protein C3orf33 homolog isoform X2, which gives rise to MKSLSVERQHGNGHSWDRVTNEKCPTASSDIPVEFIRKKVKLRGRLHRITECGLEIEHIPITLPFISSWKKEPCGFLLVKLAGVELTEAGKVWLQKELKPSQLLWFQLLGKENSALVCYLLVNKGGYFNVNLNEEILRRGLGKTVLVKGLNYDSKTHWKVHRNLLKAELTAVKKGEGIWKEESEKESYLGKFKDSWREIWKNDNCLKTSRPDFHLTKDSYYDRFRRAYGSWKDHVGNFSLVLKLRELVSRLHFRRKR
- the C24H3orf33 gene encoding protein C3orf33 homolog isoform X3 — its product is MAIAGIVLLMRSVRLTSKFTASSDIPVEFIRKKVKLRGRLHRITECGLEIEHIPITLPFISSWKKEPCGFLLVKLAGVELTEAGKVWLQKELKPSQLLWFQLLGKENSALVCYLLVNKGGYFNVNLNEEILRRGLGKTVLVKGLNYDSKTHWKVHRNLLKAELTAVKKGEGIWKEESEKESYLGKFKDSWREIWKNDNCLKTSRPDFHLTKDSYYDRFRRAYGSWKDHVGNFSLVLKLRELVSRLHFRRKR